The genome window TGGTTGTAAAGATTTAGTCCCTTTAGCGCTTCCTGTAGCGTGTCTTGAGCACTGAATTCAAACGTTGAATCATGGTTAGTTCGTGTGTAAGATGTAACATTTGTTTCAGGTGACTGAGTGGTCCGATTGGTCTCCGTGTAGCGCTTCTTGCGGAAAGGGGGTAAAATTGAGAACCAGACTGTTGATGGTAGACCCGTCACAGCAACAACATTGCTCCTCTAAAATGGAATTGCTGCAGCAACGTCCGTGTTTGGAGCAGGCTGACTGTACTTTCGACATGGCAACTGCAAAAGGTAAAACTTTAAAAGAATTCGAAAGTGGCGTGTAAATCGGGTGCAGTATTTTACTCCCCTTAATTCAAGTGTTCTATCTATCATTTTGATATAACCGAGCAAATTGAAAgttaatttagaatattttaataattatttcgcagtttgtataatataactttacctaaaaagtaaaaaaagtaCAGGgaacttcaaatatttcagtaCATAttgagaaacgaaaaagatattaaataggatattttaattagagaTTGAATAATTTCGCAAGACTCgtattccaaatattttttaatggaatttatgCATTAAGAGTTAACTgcgttctatttaaaatttcatttcaatagGAGCAGGTTGGACGAATGGAATTTTACATTGGTTTACTATTGTGTTTCAGTGGTCTGTATGGAACAAGCTGATCCTGGACCCTGCAGGGGTTACTTCCAGAGGTGGGCGTTCGTTCCTCAGAAACTGATGTGCGTACCCTTTGGCTATGGAGGTTGTCGCGGTAACAGGAACAACTTCTTGACTGCTGATGAGTGCAACAATACCTGTCGTATTGtgagtatttttattagtcTGTTGTGAACGATTCTTAACAAAATGAAACCTTCGTTTGATTCCAGGTACGAGACATTCTTAGCGGGCAGCCCATAAGTGAAGCTGACGCTAGAAATGGCCTGGTACCTAGCGCAGAACCTGTCGATTGTCGTGTGAGCAGGTGGTCACCTTGGTCACCTTGTAGCGTCACGTGTGGTACAGGTCGTGTTACCAGTTATCGTACAATCCTGGTAAGTCGGATAAACTttgaataaaatgataatatttacTTCTATTATTACTAACTATTATCATCGTATTGTAATTAGTAATTACTAATTGATATTTGGAATTTCCAGCAAGAGCCACAAAACGGAGGAAATCCTTGTCCCAAGAAGCTTCAGCGGCGATTCAGATGCCAGCTAGCGCCATGCGAGTAACACTTTGAAGAAATTCGATCTTTAATCAACTGAGACGACGAATAAAAGATGAAGTATGCATCTGGGATTTTGTGCAAAAAAAGTTGTCGGTTTTATATAAGAAATCCTGTAAAGAAGTATTCCTTCTGCTCTGAAATTATGAATTCTGGTGACAGATTATAACATTAGCTTGTATATGATATGACAGGTATGAAAGAAACCGATGTATCAGAATAAATGGTATTTTATTAATGGTCACTCGTGATCTCTCTATTCTCAGTTTGAGTTACTGAAATACGCTGGGCTATGATCGCAAACGAACGTAATCGAAAAATGGACCTCCCGTATTGCGTTCAAATatgtttctcttttcgtttAACAAACAGCGCCAAACGAAACTTTCGCAAccgaaaaaattttatacgttcgaTGGTAAACTCATGCGCGTCTAGAGCAGGCCATGTCGCAAAAACAAGCATAGAAgcttttttcaatattaatttcaattagttTCGATAATAATCGTTTATCTGTTAAacatatctttctttttcttcaacaTCGATATACAATAATTCGAATCGTACCCTGACAGTTATAGAAACTCGTATATCTTTACGAAactgttataatttttgtaaatatttttaatcaagcttcaacaaatatttacgaaacgaTAACGCTGCGAAATGGCTAATCTCGAGGTCTCCTATACTTCTGCACTCTTGCCCCCGATCTAACAGATCGCGTATTCTCTATAAAATATCTGACTTCTGATGATGAATGCTGTGCTATCggaaacgatattaatttcgatcgttaaaaaattccGCTAAATTCTATGATTCGTCTTCGAGTTACGATCTATTGTTTCAACCGGCTTAGGTCGTTAATAAAACGTTGGTTCCGTTTTGCGTGTACTCTCGTTCCACTGTATGCTTCTTTCTCACCTTGTTTCgcgtttctatttttctccttctttcttttctttttttttttttttttttttgtttgtttctttacaATGATAACCGCTTCACAAGATAACACTCACTACGACGTTTGCCAAGTGGACATCTAACTTTacatttacaataataatctCATAAATAATACACGTAGGCGGTATAGTAATTACGTACGGTCTGTCAGGCTCGCGAACTCAAATAGGATACGAAGACGATGGAAATTCGAGTGGATCCTTTGGATAACGAGATTCTCTTCCGCGTTCCTGACACCGGGTTCACATTAATTACAGTTATTATCATACGTACACGTAATATCTAGGAAGTAGTACGGATCTTAATCTGTTTTAGGCCTCTACTCGACTACGCTACGACTCGTTCTGTTTTGGTCGTGACACATTTATCTCGTCCTCCCTGCTTCGTAAACCGCtaataaaggaaaaaggatTACCGCGGACGCAGCAAATCGTCCTTGCTAGGATACGCTTCCCTTTTGTCAgtgagaagaaaagaaatcgtCGTGTTCGAAGTTTTTCGATTCGTGCAATTCTGCCGTTCGTTTTATCGCTGTCAGCAGATTCTACAATAGTTGTTAGGAATTCCGGAAACGAATATCGAACGGGAGAAACGTATCCTAAATTTCGATCACTTCCTTCCTTTCCCTTATGATAATCGCTTCTTCGTCAGAATAAAATagtaagataaaaaaaaaagaaaaaaaatacgcTATACGTTTGAGTACGGATCATTGACTAGAATTCAttgagtaataaaataaagcagTAATAGATGACtagttgaattaaaaaatgggaGAAGATTGTAAAAGAGCACCGATCTTCAGCAGACCAGCTTCCTGAAGCGGCATGCATAAATTCGACATGTTCGCCAGTCCATTAACGCGAACGACGATAACGATTTTTccagttttttcgagttaattaTAATCGTCAGTAAAAGGTTAACGCAACTACCGATCGTCGCAATCCTCTTCTTTCGTATGAGATCGTCCGACTAGTGCTGACTAGGTTAGTTATCGTCGACCCACTTGCCCCTTCCGTTCTGGCAGTAGTAGCAATAGTAATAACAGTATAGTAATAGTAGGTCGTTAGACGATACGGAACGGATTGAAATCGTCTCCGTGGAAGTATCATCTGTTCCGATCGTCGTTCTCACGGTATAAAATCATCGGTGATAATGTTTACGCACGGGCGACGATGAGATTAACTCCGATGGCGTGAGCACGTGAAAATGATAAGTTACATCGGTATGATCATTAGGAACGCGATATAGGTCGATGTGATCGACGCGAGGAAACTTggataattttaatgaaaatcttCGCGATGTTTTTTTTCGGGGAAACGTTTTTTCTTTGAGGGATAAGCGCCGCGCGTTTTCGGTCTGTAACGTGTTCAGAAACTTTGTTTCTCAGAGCGACATAAAGCGCCGCGAAAGTTAATCTTCTTCCCCGGAAACGAGAAAGTTGGCGCGTTAGGTGAAAGACGCTCGTATTAAAGTTATAGTTAGGCTCTCTCCCATTCTCTTCTTCTCCCACGAAACATCGAAGTAAAGGGGGCCGTGATGGGTCGACGAGTTGGCGTTGCTCGAGATTCACGGGCGACGTCgcttattaaataatacatgtacatataatcTATATAGTTTTTTTGTCTCGGCGAAATGCGTCGTCGCCAAAAAGGCATCATTGTGCGTGTGCCGACGACCACGCGATCTTACGCGATCCTCCTTCGCGATCGATGTCGTCGTTCCAGCCTTTGCTGGTCAGTGGAAATGTAACTCGTCTACGCGCAAATATCGATTCCGGTACGTGATACGTTGCTGCGGAGCGATCGTTGAATCTTCTCAGAGCCATCCTCCGGATACATCGTGACCGGATATCGGCTCGATACCCGGAAGCCGCTGTAGCTGCGTCGCTGATCCGTTCCTTTTCATGGTCGCTGGGAGAGAACTGCTCGCGACCACGCTCTCCTCCGTCGTTGATGGTGTCAGCGGAGCAGCCGGAACCACTTCGCAACACAAACAAACAACATCTCCTAGCTGTTGCTAGAATTCACTTATGCTCGTGTCTGTGCAAATATACTCTAGCATCGTCTTATCGTTTTGATAGCTTACCAGATATACGTAAAAATCTGAATTGTTTCGACTTTGTTCCATTTGAAGATCATTGGAAGTCAAAGCATCGAAGTAAACAGAGTGACTCAAGGTTACTTAACCCTCGTCGATCGTAATAGATAAAGATATTTCATGTTTGTTACCATCTAAGATAAAGAATTGTATGTAACTTTCTTTGCAAAGTACAGTTAGGTACATCGTAGAGATAAAAATTCTCTCTCCTCGATtagaatcttttaaaaatattccgtAGATTTacttttccataaaataatatacgataatGACGCAGCGTTGGACAAAAGTGAAAAGACATTCAATGCCAATTTTCGATACTTTTCAAAGTCacagatttttgaaaaaagacTACAGCGATCCAGCCACCATCAGACGAGGATTAAACGATGTTAAACGTTAAAACTACGACAGGGACTCACCAGGTTGCTCGTTAGCGTTGACACCTTCAGGTGTGTCGATACTAGGCTGTTGACTTTGCGTGCCTTCGTGTCTCCTCGGTGGAATCGGCTGTTGGCCCAATTCCGGTCCTCTAGCTGGTACGCTGCTGGCTCTCTGTAGTTGTTGTTTCTTCGATACTTTCGAAACGAGAACCGAGGTGATCGGGTACACCGGATTCGTACCGCTGCCGCTCCTCATTCCCGAAGTCGTCCTAGAGTCTGAGaagttctttcgtttctttcggaGTGCCACCAGCGCGCCTAGACCATGAGCGAACATGTGATGTCCTTCGTGATGATGCGAATGATGCGCGTGATGGGAATGGTGCGTGGCCTGGACTTCGGGTCCAGGGGTCTCCAATGATGATTTTGAGTCCGTCGATCCTTCCGATCTTGAACCGCCATCTTCAGAAGCAGGCGAGTACACGGAATCCTCTGAACGAGATCTACCTGAGAAATCAAAAAGAGTCGCTTTTCGCAAACTATGGAAACATACCCTAAATCGAGATTCGTAATACTCCCTAAATACAACAAGAAGTactaaatttctcataaatatatagacATGGGTACAACgacagtttaattaaaaaatttaaccgTGTACAATCATGAACCGACCAAGTGAAATTTtgtcataattatttttacggttaaaaatatacagtttATCGCGTAACTTACCAATTAGCCTGGAGACTCTGCCTCGAACTTTAGCTGCCTCGATAAGGTTTTCCCACCTTTTCTTCTTGGAACTTCCCCTAATTCTGCGACTCTGTCTGCTCGTACCGAGTCCCGGAACGCTGTTAGTACTGGTGTGATGTGGACTCTTCTTCGGTGTGTTGCCTGGTCCAAATATCCCGCTCAAGGTCGAACCAAATATCTCATGGGAGTTCTCCTGTTGCACTTGTTGCAGCGACGCTGTAAATTCGTCAACCGGCGGTAGACTGCCACTTCCACTGGGTTGAGGGGCGATATTGAATCCCTTCATTAGACGCCGCTCCTTCTGACGATTCTTCTTACCCCCCGCACCTATGGACAGCTCTTTAAGGCTACCGTCTATGGGGCAGAGAGAAAAACCAAAGACTACTCTGAAGCAGCTACCGAAAAACTGAAAGGGTCTTGGCAAATGCCTGTGCGTGTCTGTGTTACAGATTAATCACGTTTATTCGTCAACGACATCAACGCGATAAGCGTCTGTTCGTAACTTGGATTTTGGCAAGTATTCGCGTTACACATTAAATCGAACCAACCAACTGCGAAACAATATTCGCGCCAGACGATCCTTGATTGCATTAATTATACTGCCAGGGTTCACCGAATGATTAATAGCGTTCCAGTAACGAACTTCGAAACTTTCATTTAGGAAGGATGAAGCTAGCAAACCCCTTCTTAATGTCGTAGTCGTGTCACGATATAAGGCTTCCACCAACTTGATACGCTTTACGAACATAACTCCAAGGGATCGTGCATAGGAAACATAAGTTAGAAACGGAGAATTCTATGAAAACAAAGGATATTATACAGAGcgttacaaaatatgtggagGATATTTATTTGAGGGTCGATTCTAGACAGCAAAACGATGAGAAAGATTCGTGCacgaaattgttatttaaggCATATCTtctaagatataaataattttaatttacgctAAAGATATGTGTAAAAATACGTATGATATAAACAGTTTTTCTCTATCACGCTCACACTTCATAACTCTAGGATCCAATAAATCAAAGTAGAATTTCGCgtgttatatttcatttcgttcgTTTGCTTCAAAGTGAGAAACTCGTGTTTCGCTTGATGGTGTAACTGAGACAGAAAGAAAGATGCGTCAGCTGATTCATCGATGCCAGTCCTATTTCTGGCGTAAAacgaaattgtttataacatAAAGAATAAACCTCAAACAACAGTTTAACTATTATTTTAGCGTCTAAAAACGACTTTATAAGTATCCTTCATCATAGACATATATCGTAACACTCTGTAGGATATTACAGAATATCGTAGGATatcatgaaatattataaattctacaagACTATCACACGAAACCGAAATACACAATTAGTGTCTATAAAGTTATGATATTGTTTCAATCGTGCAACTGAGCTCACCAGTTCCAGCGCCACTGGCTGTGGACGTGTTCATGCCGGAATTCTTTAAAATCTCGATCAATTCGCATCTCAGAGCGCTGATATCTTGTTTAATCTCGTTCACGTCGTCTTCCGTCACACCCTCGCTCTCCGCTTTCCTTTGCTCCACCGTCACATACCTTCTTACCAAATTCCTCATAATGCTTTGATATCTAAAGTCTCTTTCCGATGCTTGCTTAACTTTTCTCTATTAGACAAACAAGATTATCAAATTATCAAATGTTCGTGATCATCCTACGTTCCATCGAAAATCCGGTGATGAAATTAGCAATGCTTTGATTTAGAGATAATTCGAATTAATCTCACTCTGATCGTTCTCATGTGCTCCTTCTTGGCAGCTCTGCTATGGCCACACAGCTTCCGATACAACCACTGGCCCATGTACCAAACGCTCTTCGGAGTCGGGATGATGTTAAACGGTGGTGGAGCCGTGCCACCCTCCTCGAAATAGCTGATCCAGAGTTTGCTCCTGGCGAACTTCCATTCGATATCGGCACGTTCCTGATTCCAATGACAAAGGAAATGTCCTCTATTTATGTCACGACGACGATCAAACAGATAAAGATTAACTCACAGAGATCAACTGATAGGAATGGTTCATCATGGCGATTAATAGATTCAATAGTACGACGATGTTGATCACCGAGTACGTGCCGAACATCAGCATGCCCCAGAACCTGGTGAACGCTTTAATGCCATCCAGTTCGAAGCTCTCGAGGTCGACCAGTCCGAACACGGCCCAGAATAGCGTTTGCGCGGTTTCGAACAAACTGACGAAAGAATACCGATCATGTCCCAGTGATTTTTtagctttaattaatttaatttttcttaagtCGCAAAATTAAGTCCCAAATGTGaggtataatataatttttcacgttttttactttatcaTCTCGTTAAGAAATTTGTAGATGGACACgacattctttattttctgtataatACATTATCTTGTCGATCAATCTTATATCacagaaattgatttttcattaaatttgcTTACGCGGttctcttgaaaaatatttacatcaaAAATGTCGATTTCGAAAGTATTGCTCATTGCTACTTAGAAGATATTGCGGttagttttcttttctttcacaaaattgcatttattatcgaagattttatatttttgaatcgGACAGATTGTTCCTCCTTTcgattatgttatataaaactaacAAACGTAAAATAACATCAAAATCGGAAGATCAATCAGATTGTACTcaacatattttcttaatacTTTTATCCTTAACAAGATTTATAATCTTCATTTAAAAGTTACTATATCAAAAAGTAGCACGCACTTTGCAAATCTACGCCAAACGATGCAAGCGTTCGAATCAGTCGTGACGTTGGTGTTACCAGAATAAGCCATCGCGGTCGGGCACCGTTTCTTCTCCATATCCGCGTAGTACCATAGCAGCTGGTTCAGACCTGAGTTAACGAATAACGTCGTTTCGTGAGAGTTATTTCAGTCATGGTTTTTATACGGATCGACCCGTGGAATTGACATGGAGATTTACCGCAGGAAAAGGCGAATAGCACCAGCACATAGAGGAAGAAGAACTTCATGATGTCCATCACCATCCTAGACAGGGAGACTTGCAGTGGACCGAGGTGAGGATTTACGGAGAAAATGTAGACGAGTTTCAGAGAGCTGCAAGTAGATCGATAGACCAGTCGCGTTGCGTTTGATCGTATGTGCGGCTGAAGAgcgtgaaattgaaatttatgctGAAAGAGTGCTGCCTAATTACATTTCTCGGGATTTCACGAGATATCGTGCAAAGAACTCTCCAAAGCGTACTAGGGTACTTCTCAATTACCTTTTTGATGCGTAACCGTGAAATTTTATGCGttagaaagttgctagcgcCAAGTGACATTTCAAATAATGCGATTGTTCGGAATAGAACATTCTAAAGTTAACGAAAATACTTGCTATTTTGAGGACTTACATATTTAGTTTCTATTGAACATGAACAATGGCTCAGAAAATTTCAGCAATATAATTATGACAGTCGTGCCTGGTTACCAGTGTTcatgatatattttagaaagTTTTGTACAACAAAAttgatgtatttataaaaattttctatgatttGTGCTCAAGTACTTTGAGTCAGTGTCAGCTAGTAGGTATTGGGTTGCTTGAAGAATTCGTAGCGTGTTTGGCAATCGatttaacttattttattctatatatcgtATGTTTGATAAGGTTtggagaaaattatttgttatgtGTCTCTGCAAAATGCTGCGTCTTGTTGTGCATCGAATGGCTTAGTTAAAGTTCACCAAGAATTTTCCTCGTCTCCTATATATCATCCATATCTTTAGAGGACATTTATTCcgtgaaaagaaatattccaatAGCCTACACAAGGACTgtgttaataaattctttgccGAGAGAATTACAGACACTATAAGAAATTAAGTATTAAAAGTTTATCAAAAGAAATGATATATTCCATAACGTACAATCTTCAAATTGTGTCCAAATTTCGCtacgaatttttcaaacaattattctaaatatctaaatatctgGCTCTGCGAACTACGTgcaaattttaacaataattcaaataaaggTTTTCAGTAAGAAAGAATAGgatgaagaaattaaattcagTGAAGACCTGAATATATTGGCGGCGGAGAAAAGGCCCTCGGATATGAGCATTGGATCCCACGTATCCCATTGTTCGCGTTGCAGCTCGATCATAGATCCGGACTTCTGGGTTTCTTTTTGCACCCTGTAGTAAGCGACCACCCTGAGCGCGGCTGTAGCTACGTATAAGGAGTTGGTAACGAAGTCGATCACGTTCCACATGTCGTTCACGTACTCCTCGAGGCCGACGTCCCACAGCTGCTTCACTTCGGACCAAATCAGGCCGGATACCCAGGCTAGGATGAACCTACGATACGTCGTACACGTTTGACGATATTCTTCCCATTTTCTCGAAATCGGCTTTCTCCTGGGAGTATCGCTGGCTCAACTTAAAAGCATTTCGAGAAATGCGTTTCCCAACTTCACGTATATTATTTCCTTTACAGGGAATAATATACTGTCAGTTTGGGAGAAGAAGTCGTTTCAAGAGGTGCCACGAGGGACGGGTGGTTACCGAGAGTGTTTATTTTTGGGAAGTCAGTTTTATTTGGGTTGCGCTACTAGAATTTAGTAGAAGCTAGAGCTGTAGTGGAAGGATGATGCAAGGTATCGTCGAGTGGATTGAGTTTCCAGCGCACTGAGGAAACATTTTTAGGAAAAATAACAATCGATATCTGCCGCGTTTTTATTTAGCATCGTTTTGTCCGGTTTCACGTGAACGAAGAGAAACATTGATTAAGAATATTGTCTTACCATTCGACGATCGTTGGAGCAGCGCCTCTTTTCGTCGGTGCTGGTTCGTGCTCTATGACATCGTGACCCATCCAGTTCCCGATCACGCTTTCTATCCTTTGACTAGCCAGAATCAACATGACTGCGGACAAACGTGAATCCATATCATTtgtaatgattttttatttcatttcggTCATACAAGAATATGGCTATTTAACGTTgtcgtttcatttttcgttgCACAAAATCACGTCCTTTGTTTTATTGATACGACGAGTACCTTTTTAGttatatcaatttttgtaaaaactCTTTAGACGGTACAAATGTTTAATCTTTTGTATAGTAAGTTAGTGAAGTGTATCACAAGACAAGGATCGAtgaagaaatttgtttaattcctTTCAACAAAAATGGGTTAAGTTAAAAAGCAGTACAAATTCGAGTTTTATGTTatcgtatgaaaaatatatgtaataccATGATTCAACATATGCGAACGTTTATCTGGATGAACATATCCGTATTTAAATTGGAAATCGGTGATACCAAATCATGAAAGTTATAGctatttcttcaaatatctCAAAAGGTAGTTTTCCAACTTATACTTACCGTTTCTCAACTCGCGTGCATAATTATGTCGCATAATCGAACACATAAATGGTGCATATTCGATCAAAGGACATAATCAATCATGTTTACGCGAGTAATGCGTGATTACAGAAGATAGATCGATTGATCGATTGACTGTGATTTTCGAATGTATTTATGCACAACTGATGTATGCATCAtgcgtatatatataggtatatatgaGATAGTGATGCTATCATGACACGTAAAAGGTTTCGCGACGTGCGAAGCGATTTACAGAGCGATAGCGATTTAACTTGTCTTTTCTGAGATACGACTGGGATTTTCCGAGGTATGACTGAAATTTTACCGAAGATGTGCGCTGTTTCAGTATTCTTTGTACTTCGTATCCGTCTTCCATCGTGCGTTGTACTCTCGGAAAGAGGACATTGACCAGGCGTCACATGGGGATGTTCGTCGAGATAGTGGGAACGTACACCTCTATGGAATATTCGAGAGGGTACGAGTTATGTGGCGGAAACCATTAGGTCGTCGCATGACCATTTGGAAACTGCGAAGTTTATGACAGGATCTCGGCTACTGAACTACGGGAAAGTGCCGCGGAGAAGTTAAAAATGCATGGCATCGAAAATCCGTTAAATTACTCACAAACCGTCCGAGTGCTGGCTCGTAGATGATCGTAGTGCTATAATTCTGTTTCTCAAAAGTAAAGCTGGCTTAACGAAACCTTTCGTACATCGCGTTACGACAGCCAACGTATGTAATCGAcagttaaattgaaaaatggaaatacaGGAAAaacacgtttttacgtaattgtagTGAAATGTGTTAACAACGTGACGTAACTCTAAACTGGTCTATCAGAATTCTACGAGACATTGCTGTAATTGCGATGTTTACAACTATAATGGGTTCAAGTTACATCTTTGCGTAACATTGTTTCAGGTAAACTCGATAATAGGGACGATGCGGTGTATCGAAGCTGTAAGTCGCCTTAAAGCACTTGACAACTTCGTACGATAGCGTTCGAAACTTCAAATCACTCTGAACAGATGTGCAACATTGTAGATTGATCTTCTCCCAAGATCatttatcgatcgaaaaaCGATAGAAACAGCTATTGGATTCGGCGATTTACATACAGGCTCGTCTCCACGATCACATCGGGTCAAATATTACCCTCGTATGTGTGCGGAACTAACCACGTACTACGGCCGACGAGATTAACTTGGCTTATTCCTGAATAATCTCTCGAAATTCCTTACGCCCTGGTCGCGTCCTCGAGGAGTACATTATCTCGCCACGTTCCCCGTGACTCAAAATATCGTTAGTTTAACTTCGAGGTCAATTATGCTTTTCGCGAATGCCTGGAACCTGGCCTGGAACTTGCTGCCTTTGCTTCAGCTGTCTGAATGCCGCTCTCTAAACCGTTCTCTAACTGAATCTCTTCGGCCGAGTTTCTAACTGCTGTTGTATTCAAACCTGTGACAATTTTCGTTACGAAACATCTTGATAAAAATTCCGAATATTTACTCAAAGGTTAGAATAATGGGGGAGAAAAAAGCGAGGCAAAGTGACAGTACAGATACTCTctagtatttaataaaatttaccatTATGGAATACATTCGTGCCatttaattatcatattaaagaaataaagaatgtCGGAGGTCCCGAGTGTCCTCGATTCAGTGCTGTATACTATAATTTTGCGGTGATATTTGGTAGCTTTAATTCGATTAAGGGTGTTCCCGTTTTCAAATGTTTATCGTTTCCCCGTAATGATGGTTAATGTCTCAAATTTAGAGCATTACCGCACTCTGCTATTATTGGTAGTGAGAGGTATTCGCGAATCGCGGTTGCCATGAGAGGTATTTGTAAACTGTTTAGAAGCGGGTCTCTGCGTTTGATTCGCTGACGTGAGGAAAG of Bombus pascuorum chromosome 6, iyBomPasc1.1, whole genome shotgun sequence contains these proteins:
- the LOC132907678 gene encoding transient receptor potential-gamma protein isoform X4 gives rise to the protein MFSTEGNHDRNIPTIESAYEDEEHGARGARSPGESGLGEEIGAPDDDCADLPLRMDINTIRGWNSGARSGFLRGIGQRVSFDPEAPPPPPQPARKVDEKVKRHSIHGMIEEENVVRPHQEMASLSYQEKKYLLAVERGDVASVRRMLQSAHETEMNINCVDPLGRSALLMAIDNENLEMVELLIEHKVDTKDALLHAISEEFVEAVEVLLEHEESLHRNGEPHSWEALPSDTATFTPDITPLILAAHRDNYEIIKILLDRGSTLPMPHDVRCGCDECVTSRREDSLRHSRSRINAYRALASPSLIALSSKDPILTAFELSWELRRLSFLEHEFKCEYQELRRQCQDFATALLDHTRSSYELEVLLNHDPTGPAFEHGERMHLNRLKLAIKLRQKKFVAHPNVQQLLASIWYEGLPGFRRKNMVLQALEIVRIGVLFPFFSVAYIIAPHSVVGQTMRKPFIKFICHSASYFTFLFMLILASQRIESVIGNWMGHDVIEHEPAPTKRGAAPTIVEWFILAWVSGLIWSEVKQLWDVGLEEYVNDMWNVIDFVTNSLYVATAALRVVAYYRVQKETQKSGSMIELQREQWDTWDPMLISEGLFSAANIFSSLKLVYIFSVNPHLGPLQVSLSRMVMDIMKFFFLYVLVLFAFSCGLNQLLWYYADMEKKRCPTAMAYSGNTNVTTDSNACIVWRRFANLFETAQTLFWAVFGLVDLESFELDGIKAFTRFWGMLMFGTYSVINIVVLLNLLIAMMNHSYQLISERADIEWKFARSKLWISYFEEGGTAPPPFNIIPTPKSVWYMGQWLYRKLCGHSRAAKKEHMRTIRRKVKQASERDFRYQSIMRNLVRRYVTVEQRKAESEGVTEDDVNEIKQDISALRCELIEILKNSGMNTSTASGAGTGAGGKKNRQKERRLMKGFNIAPQPSGSGSLPPVDEFTASLQQVQQENSHEIFGSTLSGIFGPGNTPKKSPHHTSTNSVPGLGTSRQSRRIRGSSKKKRWENLIEAAKVRGRVSRLIGRSRSEDSVYSPASEDGGSRSEGSTDSKSSLETPGPEVQATHHSHHAHHSHHHEGHHMFAHGLGALVALRKKRKNFSDSRTTSGMRSGSGTNPVYPITSVLVSKVSKKQQLQRASSVPARGPELGQQPIPPRRHEGTQSQQPSIDTPEGVNANEQPVVPAAPLTPSTTEESVVASSSLPATMKRNGSATQLQRLPGIEPISGHDVSGGWL